The DNA window aaatacttaCAGTGCTACCtcttcacaaatatttttaatcatcCCCTAAAAATTTGGGGAGATATTCCTATTCTTTAAGCCCTTACTTGAATATTCCTCCCCCTACCACCAAATTAAcgtaaaattatattatcGATTTATGTGGAAAAccacttatatatatgtacgtatatgtacatatatataattattattttctttacatattacatatttaaaaataaaaattggtcAATCGTACCTTTAAGAATCTGTGCAAATAAATTGGCATCATTTTCATCGTAAAATGGGGGGTAGCCACAGAGCAGTATATAAGATATCACCCCTATACTCCAGACATCAACAGCCTTCCCATATGGTTTTTGGGCTAGAACTTCAGGTGCAACATATCCAGGAGTTCCACAAGCTGTTGCCATAATACCGGAATCTTCCATTTTCGATAATCCGAAATCGCTTATCATTATTTTACTATCATCTTGTGGACTGTAATATAATAGATTTTCGggctaaaaatgaaaaaaaacacaaaaattcaaaaattactGAAACCAAAATTTTAAGGAAACTTACCTTTAGATCCCTATGTACAACGCCCTGTTCATGCATATAGTCGACAGCCTCTAAGATTTGCCTTATTAAATGTGATGCGTCTTTTTCTGTGTACGAGCCCTTCTCTACAATCCGGTCGAATAATTCTCCACCAGTTACTctagaaataaataatgttaaaatccttttattcattcaaaatttaataataaaaattacttaaactTACAATTCCATAACCAGATACACTTTTGCCTTATCTTCATAAGTTTCTAGTAGCTGCACAATATTAGGATGTGTAAGtctgcaaaatgaaatataaaaaagcaTAATGGATTCATATGCTAATATACTGAGATCtggcaataataatttaatttaataaggGTCAGCTCATTTAAATTCGttacaatatttatactaATGTAGCTTATTTTCATCGAGTCGGAAATGTTGCAATGTTCGAGCCATACTTAAGATACTGACTGACtattttgaaatcaataaaattatatctcCAAAGCGGTATTGGGGATCGGGGTCATTTCTTAACTCACCGCTCTCCATTCGAACTGTTGCCATCGAAATGATTTGCACTGAACCTAGAAAAAAGCCAATTTAAACGAAGATattcaaatcaaacaaaatgatagaaaaaaaaaacaaacatacataatcccagaataagaaaaaatatatatcttcgGAACACCAAAGTTTAGGTAACTAATCAAAGTCTGATCATCATCCATTTTTTACATTGCGCAAATTCGACATTCACATACATTCCAGTATCGGAGTATCGATAccctttatttattttgtgctgcTTACTTCGCCACGAAATACCGTCCCTAACATTTTTTGACTGACGTTTTTGTGAAGTGAACtaacataaacataaagatttaaaatttaatttcaaaattctaaAAAGAATGCAAGGAGAGAAAGtagcatacatatatataatatataaaatttaaaaccaaaataaaattttattgggATGTTGCAAAGAAAGTGAGTTCAtgtttcttttaataattctatttatttaatagtttaatGTTTCAGTGGTGTAGCCACGAAAGGTTGCTAAAAACGGTCGCTACAAAATGTGgggaatatatatgtatatattgttcATCGCGTTCAGCGTTGACGCACGATTTAAGCCCTGGTGGCAGATAAACTAAATCGAATACTTTATTacgaacattttttttatttggagATCAGCAAAAATAATGTGATTCAGTGTGTTTAGGCGCTTTAGTTATCCTCACTTTCGATTGTGAGTACTACACTACAAGTACAAGTGTACAAGTGTacaagaaaatataataaatccGATCATTATTTTCAGTTCAAATGTTATTTGCGGAACAACAAGCATTTATAGTACACTGTTTATATTTACTGTTcaactacatttaaaaaagtCGTTGCCAAGTTTGGAGATAAAAATAAGTTCTTAGAAGAGtgtaaacaaatatttcaacaaaaatttcgacttttgttttgcataaattggacacaataaatatatatggtaCACAAGAAACCATATCACAACATTTTTTGccacaatataaattttataacatAAAAGCAATGTCGGAGAATATTGACTGAATTTGTTTGTGACTTTGCTTTTCATTCACTCTTCTCGTGCGAGGTATTTCACGAAGAGAATATAAGATTGTACAAAATATAGATTAACTAAAACTAAATTGCGTAAAACGAAAACGCAGGGCAGCATCAGAACATTCCAACAGAAAATGTATGATGAAGAATAAGGctcttaaaatttttattcCGATCGGATAATAAGTTTTTGACGCAATGTAACAGGCATTAAAAATTCTGATCatcacataaataaaaatatttgtattccCTAAAAGCTGGGCAAATTTGTTGGCCTGGGCACAGTTCTTCAGGTTTACTTCCTAAATCAGGacattaatttgatattttattttagcttaTAGGATTAACCTAGATGCAACAACCAAACATGCGTACATCTAAAGTAATCGGtaaaataatgtattaaaaaaaaaaaaagtataataaaagatataagtaaaaactaaataaaattctttactCTTATGCCTAACTCAAAGTTATGTTAATcttttcattaataattatttaacacatttccaatatatttacttatagTTAGCCatatatgaaatgaaaagcatCAGATTACCAAAATTACTACCATATGAAACAGGAATTACAAGTGCGAGGTAAATGAAACCAgatcatttttatacccgctacccatatggtagaagggtattataactttgtgccggcaggaaatgtatgtaacagatatAAGGAGGCaactccgaccctataaagtatatatattcttgatcagcatcaatagcgtagacgatctagccatgtccgtctgtgtgtctgtccgtatgaaacactggatctcagagactataagagatagagctataattttttttcgacagcatttgttatgtttgcatgcagatcaagtttgtttcaaatttttgccccgcccacttccgcccccgcaaatcaaaatcgaataacaggCGTAACTTAAGAGCTatagctgcgaattttggtatgtacaataataactatagtaattgtgattcctggttgcgatcagataaaaattgtggaagttattaaagaaatacttttgcatgggcaaaaacgcctacatACTAGGGGTTTTCGTTGCattggccgacaatctggtgtATTATGCCGTttatggtgtattttgaatgtggtactatatcgatataacaaatgtgcagtttggtatatttttagtattttttgatatattttgaaaaaataccgcaatattttgcttttattcaaaatgggtagcgggtatctcacagtcgagcacactcgactgtaactttcttacttgttaaaacTGAATCGGACATCAAGTGTAgctaacatacatatatatatatatacattatatatatatgtacattatattttatatttatatttatatatttttatttatatttgtatttatttatttatatatttatataggtatattatttcatatatacatTCAAAAAGACAACATACCTTCGAAGTACTCGTATCTCATTTTCCAACGATTCTTCTTTACCCTTTAGAGCTTTTTTATCAATTATCTTCACGGCAAAATGATCACCAGGTGTCTCTTTACTTTCAGCCAAGCGCACCTCAGAAAAAGCTCCCCTGggaattattaatttatgtatgtttataataCATATTCCTAAAGTTACTTACGTTCCTAATAGACCGTGGAGGTTATATTTCTCTTCAATCGAAATCTGTTTGTTTAACTCTTTTGTGTCTTTTGATTTGGCCTTCTTGCCCGAGTCCTTTTTGCCAAACAGTGGCATAGCTGTGAAATGGCCAGATGCAATTTTCAGTAGGCAAATGTTGCTATGTAcgtttttatatttctgtGGAAAGAAAAGATGCATAGTTTTAAGCAGAATAggatagtaaaaaaaaaattggcgAACTAACCTCTAACAAGCACAATTAATGAATGTGTCGAAACAATTCggtttatatttaaatttgcgcAGTCATATTGGATTTGTTTTAAGTAacctattttaatttttgaaaatgagtatatatacacataagtacacatatatatatataacatgaACACAATATTTCTTGTAAGCAAACAGAAAATTTTTCCAGAAAGCCGCAAATTGAGTACTCTAGAATATGTCGAATAGGATTCAACGTATTGCTTACCATATATACATTAGTGAtactattaattattttccGCATTGATATAGATGGGATAAAGCTTTTACCCACGCCACGATCTAAGCATTAATGCAGGCAATAAGTCTCACTAAAttggatttgtttttatttattttgatattttatatgaTCAGAGTGCAACTTGCTACATACATTTTAGCAAATCTATAATACTCTTCTGTACACAGTGTAATCAGCTCAAGAAACCAGACGTTAAACAAGTAAGGAAACTACACTCTActtataccaaaaatgttcTAATCTTTTGAACAAAGTGACCTTTagctatgtatatatatacatatgtatatttgagaatattattttgatgtaTTAAAAACTCTAGATTAAATATAAGCATaccaaaatacatttcattgatattcgattaaaataaaacaattcaGAAAGGTACAGTCGTGCGTGTTAGAGTGTGAaaagcgggtatttcacagtctaACATGCAcataacatattttgaataaaaacaaaatattgcggtattaattttaaaatttaccatattaatataccgcgaaaaggctaaaaatatatatgtggcTACTTTaagtatattcaaaatacaccatagagtccaaaatataccagattgtcagccaaagcaactaagacccgtagtaaGTACGCGTGTTCCCCACACAAAagttgttatacccgctacccataggatagaagggtacTACAAGTTTGATCcgccaggaaatgtatgtaaaaggcagaaggaggcctctctgaccctataaattatatacatatgtacattcttgatcagcattaACAGtcatgttcgtctgtccgtatgaaccCCTAGAATTATATCGCTATCTCGTGTAATCAGTCTAAGatatctaggtgttcatacagactATAGGGCTATATCATCTCAGCTattaaagataataaaaaaatatatattctttatcgctgttgcctccttctgccttccaaacgggtataaaaaatccTTTCgatcacaacaaaaaataagaatgcTACAGTCGAGTTTTCAAATATACAGAAATCAACATTATATGTActgatatactactacattgaaaataaaccaGATATTGTAAAACTTGCGAATCTTAACTTTGAATTTAGGCTTGCATGGGTATATCGTCTCGGCCCTTGACGCTGATcgataatatatacatatgtacatatacatatagttacatatgtatgtacatacatatatagaatcTGAGGAGGCTCCTTCTTATTgttagaattttatttttctaagtTAATCCGTAGATTTTTACATTATTGTATTACAGCTTTaggccaaaaaacaaaatataatattctgaAATTACACGATATCGGCATTATGCGTTTTCTGAACAGTTTTAGATTTTGTTGACCAACTTTTTTGGGTATTCCATTCATAGCGgctttttctttaatattatattatcctATGCCgaactatgtatattacatttgaataattaatacacatatgcacataataggtacatacatatgtatatgactTGCTTACTTACGTATACAGTActcatatatgtacatatgtatgacatacatacaattaCATATTAGGTCGTACTTGTTATCTATAAACTTAACATAGTGGGTTTAAACTTTAAAGCCACATTGTGTACATGTGtgttaattaaatgattttaaatcatattaCGCAAACttgtaaataattgaaaaacaataaatttgtattagcCACTGTAAAGTAAAGTACTaagcttattttaaaaatatttgtcacTTACGTAGTGAGCGCGACCTAATGTATTTTTTCCCAATTTCAAAAAACGTATACATTGACAACGCAGTATAATCTAAAATAGAAAGAATGTTTTGACAAGCAATTTCCGTATTCAAGTTATGAAAGATCCAAGCGATTCACTATTGCATTACAATATAAATTCTATTGATTTTCCAAGCCCGGGTCCACTTTATGCAGTATTTTGCCACTTACCACGATTTGGTCACATTTAAAGTCGCGAGTTTCAAGTTGGATGCTAATAAACTGAACGAAATATGTACgtcattaaattattgtatgATTTTACGGTTAcaattaatttggtttataaGTGTACAAAAACTATTATTGTGAATgcattttattcatattataaTTTCGATTTTCCAAAGTGAATGTTGGAAAAAGTTCCAGATCAACCCagtcaaaaaaatatttagaaagCAAAGTGTGGCAACGCTAACAGTTTTCTTTAGAagtgtatatatacatacctGTCTACtaaagaaaaatgcaaaaagtcaATCGAacattaaagaaatttatttgcttgtgTGATAAATTAACTTcacacataaattaaaattctagATTAGTGTTTTTTTaacttattgaaatatacGGCGTTAGTTTAATGCTAACAACTGAGCCGTGGAGAATGcccatacatatgtatgtgtgtatgtacagTATTGTAGGTCCGTGATTGTGTGCTGGAGATCATTTgtggaaaatgaaatacatatgtatgtatgtaaatacattaactaattaataacAACATAATTTAATCAGTTTGTAATGTGAAGTATGGTACAAAAAGACAAGTAAACTGGCCCAATGTAATTACTTTCAAAATGCTTTCGcttattcgatatatttatatgtacatatgtatgcaagttatgtgtgtgcgcgtgtgaGTGTAGGAGTACAACATATGGACATCTGTTTGGACATATCTATCCTAtgcgtatatatgtatacatacatatatcataaataaataatatatacacatttatcacataaatcataaatatatatacattcatacatacatatgtgcaaTAAGGCTGGGACTTTAACACTATATTAGTACAAAAAAATCTCCTAAACAAGGTtttaaaactgaaataaagTGGGCAAAGCACATGGCCAAGAAATAGTGCGTTGAATTATCAGCAGAGGAATTCCACTCAAATTTTAGATTGACATTAAAGAAAGTATATTACGATTTTCAAATAAAGAAAGTGTTTCACCATAGGACGCGGGAAGTCATACAAattatgcatatacatatgtacgtatgtatgtatgtataagcaACAGGAAGCTGCATTTACACAATAAAAAAGCTcgtaagcaaacaaaaaattgttctattaatatttttttattgttagtACGCAAATGTACATATACTCATTATACTTAATACTTAATATCTAAGGAAACcgttaaagtatttattttttcatattcagaaaagaaaattagaaaaaaatagGATAGTCATTGATATGAACTatctaaaaactaaactaaattatCGTCACCATGGTTTTAAGCAGAAGCCCTATGTATTTGTGATTAATGCATTTTTGTAATGTTATTCTAAAAGTATAGAAAGtgcttttaataaaaacgTGATGCAATTGAAGCATTTGCAACGATTTGAGGACCGCAGCATAAAAAAGGATAGTTATGATACTTcttccaaaacacaaaatggcTTCCACACAAATCCATACTGATGTAATACGACATAAGCTgccaattttccatttaatttgttCAATAGCGATTGCAATTACGAACAACTTAAATAACACCAAAGCAGATCAAGGTAAGTTAACACttggacaaaaaaaaattgacatttatattttatccATAATTATTCACGGAGGCCTCATATGTACACTGACGAGTAAAACTGTAACACGAGTTCATTGTTGCAACTTCAAAGGTCTGTAACTTTTTTTCTAATGCACgcattttaaaaatcttaGTCTTGTTTTATTGGTTATATCATTTACTATTATTGAGCAATCGGGCATACTTTGGGTATACCGTTGTACCACTTCCGGAGGAATAGCATACCATACGTCCTGTGTCCGTTCCCACAACTCCTTCATTCCACTTGGAGGAACTGCATATTTCGCCAGCTGCGATTTCACGTGACTCCACAAGTTTTCAATCGGATTCATATCGGGAGATTGTGGTGGCCActtcataaattgaaatttctgtTTTGAAATCCAATTTTTAACTAATATGGACGTGTGCTTCGGGTCGTTGTCTTGCTGGAAAACGCATTTTTCGACAGAAAGACCCATATTCCCAATAACTTTCGGAAGATTTTCTTGCAATATTGCTAGATATTGCTCCTTTCGCATAATTCCATCGATTAGCACCAAGAGACCAACTCCATTTAAGTGAATGCACCCCCCAAACCATGATGGAACCGCCACCGTGCTTGACGGTTTGTCGCACATTCCTTGGTGACTGGATCGTAGGATCTCTAGTCCAATACCAGGAGCGTCCATCTGACTCGAACCGATTAATTTTGGTTTCATCCGACCATATAACCTtggaaacaaaaatattttggaattgtttgcttttttaaaCACTGGTAGCAAGGACTTACAGTATCCCAATCCGCTAATGTCCAATTTGTGTATGTTGCGGCAAAGTTCTGACGCAGCATTATGTGTCTTTTTGTaagaaatgatttttattttcatttctttagcTTTTAGACCCAATTTGTTGAGGCTACGGCTAACTGTCCAAGCACTGGCACTCAAATTAAGCATTGGCGCCGCATTTATTGGTGTGATATCAGGATTGCCTGTTACCAAGTTAGCGTCGTGGCGTGTGACGTTCACTCAAAACTCTGGGTCGGCCTCCTGGATTTATTGGAAAGTTTTCTAGACTGTGTCTTTTTAGTCGGTGCACAGTCATATGGCTAACACCGAATTTTTTAGCCACTTTTCGGACAGATTCACCAGCTTCTAGTAAATCAAGAATGATCTTATTTTTTTCACTAGccattacaaattcaattaccATTAGGCTTTAAAATATCAAAGCTCAGCGagtaaaatgtaaacaaataaacattaatGGTTAACTTAGCTTTTTCTTTAACAGAAAACAAATGGctttaaattttgcttaataatagtaaatgaTATAACCAATTAAACAAGGTtaagatttttaaaatgcGTGCATTAGAAAAGTTACAGACCTTTGAAGTTGCAACAATGAACTCGTGTTACAGTTTTACTCGTCAGTGTAGGTCCGACGTACATAGGCTTGTTTTCGGAAAACTCGTTGAGAAAATGTATTATCGAGCAGTTCATTTTAGAAATCATTGTTTTtgattaaaagtatttaatttaagaataagcAAAACAGCcaaattatcaaatattaatattaaattgtttaaagtagtttttggtttaataaaaaaataggtTGACCAAAAATAGGtggaaaaaatcaaattaaaaccaaaaaaacaacgtTTCCAGTTGGAGATTTTTGCATTTGGGGGAAAAATAGAACTAATGTACCTTTAATAAATCTAAATCCAATCTGATCTTCGGGAAAACACAAAAGTTGTGTTCGGCACACGAACatggctattgatgctgatcaagaattttTATACTTCTTCCTTATACATTTTTCCggtgaaaaatataatatccctttatatatattttaatatgtgttTAGGACAATcactattatattattaattcattttaataatctttttagttattttgttGGATACAACGAGAGAAGCCACATTGGAATGGACCAGATACCCGTATGGGCCTCAAGCGCAAACTCCAGGAGTAAGTCTATTTTGTGCGAGTATAATGCatacaggcatgctccggtattcacttttcgttttgatcacgaaaacgaaaaaattggtactcccgttttcactttcataAGATTCTTGCGAATTGCAAAACGAGCAAATTTGTctgaaattaaaagtaaatgtatttctacat is part of the Drosophila nasuta strain 15112-1781.00 chromosome 4, ASM2355853v1, whole genome shotgun sequence genome and encodes:
- the LOC132794859 gene encoding calcium/calmodulin-dependent protein kinase type 1 isoform X5, which translates into the protein MPLFGKKDSGKKAKSKDTKELNKQISIEEKYNLHGLLGTGAFSEVRLAESKETPGDHFAVKIIDKKALKGKEESLENEIRVLRRFSANHFDGNSSNGERLTHPNIVQLLETYEDKAKVYLVMELVTGGELFDRIVEKGSYTEKDASHLIRQILEAVDYMHEQGVVHRDLKPENLLYYSPQDDSKIMISDFGLSKMEDSGIMATACGTPGYVAPEVLAQKPYGKAVDVWSIGVISYILLCGYPPFYDENDANLFAQILKGEFEFDSPYWDEISESAKHFIKNLMCVTVEKRYTCKQALCHPWISGNEASSKNIHGTVSEQLKKNFAKSRWKQAYYAATVIRQMQRMALSSSTANVIDETPSNSITGNGNQRNSVAKETPSNVDASFKAAQLSTSTDLNLEESAQ
- the LOC132794859 gene encoding calcium/calmodulin-dependent protein kinase type 1 isoform X2; translation: MRKIINSITNVYMKYKNVHSNICLLKIASGHFTAMPLFGKKDSGKKAKSKDTKELNKQISIEEKYNLHGLLGTGAFSEVRLAESKETPGDHFAVKIIDKKALKGKEESLENEIRVLRRLTHPNIVQLLETYEDKAKVYLVMELVTGGELFDRIVEKGSYTEKDASHLIRQILEAVDYMHEQGVVHRDLKPENLLYYSPQDDSKIMISDFGLSKMEDSGIMATACGTPGYVAPEVLAQKPYGKAVDVWSIGVISYILLCGYPPFYDENDANLFAQILKGEFEFDSPYWDEISESAKHFIKNLMCVTVEKRYTCKQALCHPWISGNEASSKNIHGTVSEQLKKNFAKSRWKQAYYAATVIRQMQRMALSSSTANVIDETPSNSITGNGNQRNSVAKETPSNVDASFKAAQLSTSTDLNLEESAQ
- the LOC132794859 gene encoding calcium/calmodulin-dependent protein kinase type 1 isoform X4; translation: MRKIINSITNVYMKYKNVHSNICLLKIASGHFTAMPLFGKKDSGKKAKSKDTKELNKQISIEEKYNLHGLLGTGAFSEVRLAESKETPGDHFAVKIIDKKALKGKEESLENEIRVLRRFSANHFDGNSSNGERLTHPNIVQLLETYEDKAKVYLVMELVTGGELFDRIVEKGSYTEKDASHLIRQILEAVDYMHEQGVVHRDLKPENLLYYSPQDDSKIMISDFGLSKMEDSGIMATACGTPGYVAPEVLAQKPYGKAVDVWSIGVISYILLCGYPPFYDENDANLFAQILKGEFEFDSPYWDEISESAKHFIKNLMCVTVEKRYTCKQALCHPWISGNEASSKNIHGTVSEQLKKNFAKSRWKQAYYAATVIRQMQRMALSSSTANVIDETPSNSITGNAQLSTSTDLNLEESAQ
- the LOC132794859 gene encoding calcium/calmodulin-dependent protein kinase type 1 isoform X3, producing the protein MRKIINSITNVYMKYKNVHSNICLLKIASGHFTAMPLFGKKDSGKKAKSKDTKELNKQISIEEKYNLHGLLGTGAFSEVRLAESKETPGDHFAVKIIDKKALKGKEESLENEIRVLRRFSANHFDGNSSNGERLTHPNIVQLLETYEDKAKVYLVMELVTGGELFDRIVEKGSYTEKDASHLIRQILEAVDYMHEQGVVHRDLKPENLLYYSPQDDSKIMISDFGLSKMEDSGIMATACGTPGYVAPEVLAQKPYGKAVDVWSIGVISYILLCGYPPFYDENDANLFAQILKGEFEFDSPYWDEISESAKHFIKNLMCVTVEKRYTCKQALCHPWISGNEASSKNIHGTVSEQLKKNFAKSRWKQAYYAATVIRQMQRMALSSSTANVIDETPSNSITGNAAQLSTSTDLNLEESAQ
- the LOC132794859 gene encoding calcium/calmodulin-dependent protein kinase type 1 isoform X1; amino-acid sequence: MRKIINSITNVYMKYKNVHSNICLLKIASGHFTAMPLFGKKDSGKKAKSKDTKELNKQISIEEKYNLHGLLGTGAFSEVRLAESKETPGDHFAVKIIDKKALKGKEESLENEIRVLRRFSANHFDGNSSNGERLTHPNIVQLLETYEDKAKVYLVMELVTGGELFDRIVEKGSYTEKDASHLIRQILEAVDYMHEQGVVHRDLKPENLLYYSPQDDSKIMISDFGLSKMEDSGIMATACGTPGYVAPEVLAQKPYGKAVDVWSIGVISYILLCGYPPFYDENDANLFAQILKGEFEFDSPYWDEISESAKHFIKNLMCVTVEKRYTCKQALCHPWISGNEASSKNIHGTVSEQLKKNFAKSRWKQAYYAATVIRQMQRMALSSSTANVIDETPSNSITGNGNQRNSVAKETPSNVDASFKAAQLSTSTDLNLEESAQ